The nucleotide sequence TCCAGGTTCAGCTCCCAGTGGTGCTCGCGCTCGATCACCTCGCCACGGATGAGGTGGCCGATGGAAGGCGTGGCCACGGAGGGCTGCGCGAAGCTGCGGGCAATCTCCCGATGGAGGGAGGCGGGGAGAAGTGTGTTGAAGAACATGGCGAATCTCCTTTCTATGCAATTTTTCCTGTTTCGATTGACTCGATGCTCTGTGCATCGGCGAACGCCAAGGGAATAAGCAAGCCCGATGCCAGTTTTGCATCCGCCTGTTCATCAATAGCTTTCCGCTGAGTCAGGGATGGTCGACGAAGAAATCCGGGGTGGGGATCTGTCAGCGCATGCGATTATGGCAGAAAGACTGTCATGATGTCAGGTGAACTCGCCATTTGTGTCATGATTTGTCAGGAGGCTGCCAGCACAAGCTGCCGCACCCGCGCTTCATCCACCCGGCGCCGGCGCAGGACGCCTGAGCAGGCGTGCAAAGAATAGCCGCGCCCACCCAGGGCCTGCTGGAGGTCGGGGACCATGCCGGGGTGGAGGCGGCCCGCAACCACCAGTTCCATGCGTCCGGCGGCGGCGACCAATGCTTGACGCAGGACCGGCATTCCGTCCAGGGCGGAGCCGCCGCTTTCCCAAACGCAGCCGCTGGTCAGCAGACGGTCCATCCCCAGGTCGATCAGCATTTCCTGGGCTCCCTGCCGATCCTCCACCCCATCGAAGGCGCGATGGCAGGTGACCCGCAGCCCCAGCTCGTGGGCGATGCGCACCAGGGCTGCCATGACCGGACGATCGAGTTCCTTCCCGCGCAGGGCGCCCAGGGCTACGCCGCCCGCCCCCAGCAGGGCGGCATGGGACATCCGGCGCGCCAGGCTCTCCACATCGCGCGGACCCAGCCTGAAGTCCGGCCGCGGACGGAGGAGCACCACCAACTCGGGGCCTCCGTGCAGCAGACCCGCCGCCGCTTCCACCTGCCAGCGGGCGGGAGTCAGTCCCCCGACGGCCAGGCCCGAGCACAGCTCCACTCGCGCCGCGCCGCCTGCCCGGGCGGCAGCCAGGTTGGCCGGCAGGACAGGACGGCTTCCCCCCAGGCAGATCTCCACGGACAGGAGCGGGACCGACATCAGATAGCCGCCACAAGAAAAGCGCCGCGGAGGGCGGCGCCGATTTGGTGCGGATCTGGTGTGAAGGCCTTCATCAATCCAAGGCCGCCAATTCATGCATGACAAATGGTTCGGGATTCAGCGGGCGCCCTTGCCGATGCACTTCATAGTGGAGATGGGCCGACGTGCTGCGGCCGGTGCTGCCCACATCGCCGATGTGGTCGCCGCGACGCACCTGCTGTCCCACCACGACCCGGATGCGCGAGAGGTGCCCGTAAAGGGTCTGCATGCCGTCCCCATGGTCCAGCCGCACCACCAGGCCGAATCCAGCCTCGCGGCCGCGGTCCTGCACCACGCCGTCGGCCGTGGCCAGCACCGGCGTGCCAAGGCGGGCCTGGAAATCCATGCCTTCGTGCATGCGCCAGGCCCCGTTGAAGGGATCCTCGCGGAATCCGAAGCGGCTGCTGATCTCTCCATCGGCCACCGGCACGATGGAGGGCAGCCGCCGCATGCGGTCCACCTGGAGGAAGACCAGCTCCCGGGCCCGGCTGAGTGACGCCTGGAGCAGCCGGGTTTCCCGCTCCAGCTGGGCCAGCTCGCTCTTGGCCTGGAAACTGATGCCCGGCATGGTGGACTCGTAGAGGGCCCCCCCCACGCCCATGCGGCGCACTTCGTCGGGAATGGGTTCAAGCTTGGCCAGCTGGCGGATCTCACGGTCCATGGAATGGAGGGAGTCCACGGACAATCGCAGGTGTTTCACATTGGCAAGAGCTTCTTCCAGGCTGCGATGCAACTGGTCGTTCTCACGCAGGACACGCTCAGCGTTGAAGTCCTGCTGGAAACGGATGCCCAGGAGAATCAGGGCGCCCACCACGGCCAGGCTCAGGACCCGCTGATGCCACGGCGGCGCGGTTGCAACGGCCGGCAGACTGGTGTTGTCAAGCTCTTGATGTGAATCGCGGAATCGGGGTTCTTCCAAACGAATCCTCACATCTTCGTGTATTGGCGGGGGAGAACGTAAGGAAAATTCACGCGCGGTCAAACCACCTCCATCCGCCGTAACGAGGCCGCCGCCTGGCGGCCGGTCGGACGTGGTCTCCGCGCACGGCGTTCCTACTTGCGAATCCCGAGGACAACCCGCCAACGAAGTCCCGCCTTGACCAGGGCTCCCCGTCTCAAAGTCCCTCTCAGGAATCTGTCGGACTTGACCACTTCGCGGTCCTCATCACCCTTGTCGGCCTGGGCCTTCCACAGCTTCCTTGCACATCCACCAAGTTGCGCCGCGAAATCTCCGGGAAACCAACCTCGACATGGACGCGAATCCCATCGAAGGCCCAAGCTCGACAGACTCCCTGCCATCTCCGAGATTTGGATACACTCGGCAAGCCCATCCAAATCGTAGAGTTCAAGGATTCGCACAAATTCGTAGCAACAAAATGGCCCAAGACTTGTTATGTATATCCACTCGGCGCGACCCAATTTTCATCGCTTCATTTGGCCAGATGTGCTCATTGCATCTTGGGTGGGTCGATTCTAACTTCAAGGTTTGCGCAAAATCGCTCATCTGACGATGAAGGAGCTTTCCATCACCATGGAACAGCACAACAACAAGCTACGCTGGATCATTTTCGGCGTCATCCTGGCCCTCGCCCTTTGGAAACTGTATCCGACCATCCGTTTGTCGATGATCGGGGACGACAGACTGAAGGCCATGGATGCCAATGCCCAGGTCGAGCTTCGGCAAAAGGCCATCAAGCGCGGCCTGGACTTGCAGGGCGGCATGCACATGGTCCTCGAAGTGGACCTCGTCGAGTTGGCCAAGGGCTTGGCCCGCACGCCCGATGCCCGCTTCGCGGAGCGCTTGAACCGGGTGGCGGCGAAGCTGGACGCCAGCACGGATTTCTGGCAGATATTCGAACAGGAGTTTTCCGACGTCCAACTGAGCGAATACTACGGGGAGCGCCGACAGTCCAACTCCGAGATTCTTGCGATCCTCAAGCAGCAATCCGTCGATGCCATCGACAACTCCCTGGTCATCCTGCGCAACCGCGTGGACGGCTCGGGACTGCAGGAACCCTCCATCACCAAGCAGGGCCAGCGCCGCATCGTGGTGGAGCTGGCCGGCGTGAGCGATCCCGAGGCGGCCCGCCGCATGATTGGCCGCACGGCCCTCCTCGAGTTCAAGATGGTGGAGGAGGTCACCCGCACCAACCAGGTCCTGGAGGCGGTCAACGGCGCCGTCAAAGGCGAGCTGCCCGTCCTGCCGGACAGCGCCCTGGCCCAGGCCGCACCTGTGGACACGGCTGCGGTGGCGGCCGAAGTCGCCCAGGTCGCGGCGGACGATCCCGACAGCGAGGTCTTCGATCCCCTGGCTGCGCGCACAGAGCAGGAGTCCGCCACCACCCCCGGCAGCCAGGCCAGCACCTTCTTCGAGCTGCTCACGGTCTTCCCGGGCCGCAACAGCGTGCTCGTTGCCGAGGCCAACCGCGAACGCGTTCTGGCCGTGCTTGCACAACCCGCCGTGCAGGCCGTCATCCCGCCCGACAAGCAATTCATCCTGGGCAAGCTGGAGGACCTGGGCGGCCAAAAGTTCTCGGAGTTGTTCCTGGTTCACCGCGAGGCTGAACTGACGGGCAAGGCCCTGGAAAACGCCGGTGTCAACATCAACCAGGGCGGCCAGGGCGTCAACGCCGGCGCCGCCATTGTCGAGATGTCCATGACGAGGGACGGCGCCCGCCGCTTCGCCCGCATCACGGGCGACAACGTGGGCCGGCGCCTGGCCATCGTGCTGGACAACCGCGTCTTCATGGCGCCCAACATCCGCAGCAAGATCCCCAATGGCCGCGCCATCATCGAGGGTCTCGAAAGCATCGAGGAGGCCAAGGAGCTGGCCAACCTCCTCAAGCACGGCGCCCTGCCCTCCACCGTCAAGTCGGTGGAGGAACGCACCGTGGGTCCCAGCCTGGGCAGCGAGAGCCTGCGCCAGGGAGCGTTCTCCGCAGCGCTCGCCTTCCTCTTCACCACCCTTTTCATGCTGGTCTACTACAAGAAGTCCGGCATCAATGCCGTGGCCGCCCTGGTCGCCAACATGATCTTCATGATGGCCGCGCTGGCGGGCTTCCACGCCACCTTGACCCTGCCCGGCATCGCCGGCATCGTGCTCACCATCGGCATGGCGGTGGACGCCAACATCCTCATCCTGGAGCGCATCCGGGAGGAGCTGAAGCGCGGACGGACCGTGCGCGCCGCCGTGGACGCGGGTTACTCCAATGCCCTGTCCGCCATCGTGGACTCCAACGTCACCACCCTGATTGCCGGCGTGGTGCTCTACCAGTTCGGATCGGGACCCATCCGCGGCTTCGCCTTGACCCTCATGATCGGCATCGCGGCGAACCTGTACACGGCCATCTTCCTGACCCGTCTGCTCTTCGATCGCTTCACCAATTACGACCGCGCCACGCGGCTGAGCATCTGAGGTTGCGCCATGCTTGAGTTCTTCTCGACGCCCAACATCGATTTCGTCGGCAAGCGCAAGATCTGGATCACGATCTCGCTGATCCTGCTGGTGATCAGCCTGCTGCTGGCCATCTTCCGCGGCTACAACAAGACGATCGATTTCACCGGCGGTCTGGAGCTGCAATACCGCTTCAACGGCCCCATGACGGAGGGACAGCTGCGCGGCGCCCTGTCC is from bacterium and encodes:
- a CDS encoding copper homeostasis protein CutC gives rise to the protein MSVPLLSVEICLGGSRPVLPANLAAARAGGAARVELCSGLAVGGLTPARWQVEAAAGLLHGGPELVVLLRPRPDFRLGPRDVESLARRMSHAALLGAGGVALGALRGKELDRPVMAALVRIAHELGLRVTCHRAFDGVEDRQGAQEMLIDLGMDRLLTSGCVWESGGSALDGMPVLRQALVAAAGRMELVVAGRLHPGMVPDLQQALGGRGYSLHACSGVLRRRRVDEARVRQLVLAAS
- a CDS encoding M23 family metallopeptidase — its product is MVGALILLGIRFQQDFNAERVLRENDQLHRSLEEALANVKHLRLSVDSLHSMDREIRQLAKLEPIPDEVRRMGVGGALYESTMPGISFQAKSELAQLERETRLLQASLSRARELVFLQVDRMRRLPSIVPVADGEISSRFGFREDPFNGAWRMHEGMDFQARLGTPVLATADGVVQDRGREAGFGLVVRLDHGDGMQTLYGHLSRIRVVVGQQVRRGDHIGDVGSTGRSTSAHLHYEVHRQGRPLNPEPFVMHELAALD
- the secD gene encoding protein translocase subunit SecD; its protein translation is MEQHNNKLRWIIFGVILALALWKLYPTIRLSMIGDDRLKAMDANAQVELRQKAIKRGLDLQGGMHMVLEVDLVELAKGLARTPDARFAERLNRVAAKLDASTDFWQIFEQEFSDVQLSEYYGERRQSNSEILAILKQQSVDAIDNSLVILRNRVDGSGLQEPSITKQGQRRIVVELAGVSDPEAARRMIGRTALLEFKMVEEVTRTNQVLEAVNGAVKGELPVLPDSALAQAAPVDTAAVAAEVAQVAADDPDSEVFDPLAARTEQESATTPGSQASTFFELLTVFPGRNSVLVAEANRERVLAVLAQPAVQAVIPPDKQFILGKLEDLGGQKFSELFLVHREAELTGKALENAGVNINQGGQGVNAGAAIVEMSMTRDGARRFARITGDNVGRRLAIVLDNRVFMAPNIRSKIPNGRAIIEGLESIEEAKELANLLKHGALPSTVKSVEERTVGPSLGSESLRQGAFSAALAFLFTTLFMLVYYKKSGINAVAALVANMIFMMAALAGFHATLTLPGIAGIVLTIGMAVDANILILERIREELKRGRTVRAAVDAGYSNALSAIVDSNVTTLIAGVVLYQFGSGPIRGFALTLMIGIAANLYTAIFLTRLLFDRFTNYDRATRLSI